A single region of the Lepus europaeus isolate LE1 chromosome 1, mLepTim1.pri, whole genome shotgun sequence genome encodes:
- the LOC133765152 gene encoding large ribosomal subunit protein eL30-like codes for MVAAKKTKKSLESINSRLQLVMKSGKYVLGYKQSLKMIRQGKEKLVILANNCQALRKSEIEYYAMLTKTGVHHYNGNNIELGTACGKYYRVCTLSIIDPGDSDIIRSMPEQTGEK; via the coding sequence ATGGTGGCCGCCAAGAAGACAAAAAAGTCGCTGGAGTCGATCAACTCTAGGCTCCAGCTTGTGATGAAGAGTGGAAAATATGTGCTGGGGTACAAGCAGTCTCTGAAGATGATCAGGCAAGGCAAGGAGAAGCTGGTCATCCTCGCCAACAACTGCCAGGCCCTGAGGAAATCTGAAATAGAGTATTACGCCATGTTGACCAAAACTGGTGTCCACCACTACAATGGCAATAATATTGAACTGGGCACAGCTTGTGGAAAATACTACAGAGTATGCACGCTTTCTATCATTgatccaggtgattctgatattATTAGAAGCATGCCAGAACAGACTGGTGAAAAGTGA